One genomic segment of Hymenobacter psoromatis includes these proteins:
- a CDS encoding PPC domain-containing DNA-binding protein codes for MKIKCVSSSAYCVGLALLLAGPAAHAQTQPRKPMSAIEYQSPNHPIASGKAPGLQHKLLSEQGGVKNYVLIFAKGDEVLSGLTDFATAEHVQAAHFSAIGAFQQVTTAWFDPQKKQYRLNHVQGPVELVSLLGDVALVDGKPVVHSHLAISHPDGRVEGGHLIEAYVFPTVELFLTVYPTPLYKKADPETDLHLIDPAATK; via the coding sequence ATGAAAATTAAGTGTGTATCCTCTTCAGCCTATTGCGTGGGCCTGGCGCTGCTGCTCGCCGGCCCGGCCGCCCACGCCCAAACCCAACCTCGCAAACCCATGTCTGCCATCGAATATCAGTCGCCCAACCATCCCATTGCTTCCGGCAAGGCCCCTGGCCTGCAGCACAAGCTACTCAGTGAGCAGGGCGGTGTTAAGAACTACGTGCTCATCTTCGCCAAGGGCGATGAGGTGCTGAGCGGCCTCACCGATTTTGCCACCGCCGAGCACGTGCAGGCGGCGCATTTTTCGGCCATTGGGGCCTTTCAGCAAGTAACCACGGCCTGGTTCGACCCTCAGAAAAAGCAGTACCGCCTGAACCACGTGCAGGGGCCAGTCGAGCTGGTGTCGCTGCTCGGCGACGTGGCCCTGGTCGATGGCAAGCCCGTGGTACACAGCCACCTGGCCATTAGCCACCCCGACGGCCGCGTGGAGGGTGGCCACCTCATCGAGGCCTATGTGTTCCCTACTGTCGAGCTATTTCTGACCGTGTACCCCACGCCGCTCTATAAAAAAGCCGACCCCGAAACCGACCTGCACCTCATCGACCCCGCCGCCACGAAGTAG